A region from the Nocardioides exalbidus genome encodes:
- a CDS encoding fibronectin type III domain-containing protein: MGRGATLRRHRAGIASALVLTLAAGAVVTYAVTASGYKKHEAELNDGGVWVVNGDKGWSGRLNKPINQLDGVVPSQDGKTRLDVVQDGAAVVSLDIDAARGQSIDASRLVSQDGGAAAVPAGGEVRMAGGTLASVDAETGDVWAVRYDDQLGSPVMTAVDRQSEPLAETGEGASLAVSLAGTVVVTSSVDGTVTTLAAGASTFSGEKTRDLPGDAGQVAAVTTVGERIVTLDPDAGVVSVVGGGTGSVPPGSVLQQSGPAADAVLVAGPDALYSVDLDSGDVTTVADAEGTPVEPVRLGACVFGAWSGGTGHLATQCGLQPAATSDLGGNATALAFRVNRGEIVLNDANSGAVWDVQQEKPIRIDNWESFTSKKKKDDDEEDNENQNDTDRRPPQAKPDSYGVRAGRTTVLHPLDNDSAPEGRLLSIVDVEQPTGGARVEISPDGQTLVLQMPEEGRPARFDYFIDDGRDGLSAHATVDVDVRGDQDNEAPELRAGYEKPTYKVPHGGSLAVPVLSDWRDDSDGDTILLDSARAVGGDESGAMARTTADGRIRFSAPTTAADSQETVRVDYAVTDGRSAPVRKSISFQVQAPKDQRAFAPSAQPDVVRGEVGQPIKIRPLLNDLPGSDPGAPNAELSLGGKVPQQPGAKVVTDLDSGQLTVTADRVGTYFLKYDAGYGNAPPDQGTIRVDVKPRPKRSADPIAMPDTLTIYGQAPGIVDVLANDLDPAGGLLVVQRASAEDERQLDVAIIDGRWLRISAVQPVLAPATQTVSYTISNGANSGVRGEVVVTQRPEPEDNTPITVADKVVVRAGTSVSAPVLDNDVSPSGDRLTLLGNVVDGDAPGMLEVVAPVDVTGDVGKAYVSGRVVRYVAPEQIAERDTFEVTYVAQNLDGRRAEGLLSVTVVPKDDPNDPPEPPTLEGRVVSGDTVKVRVPGVGVDRNGDPVTVTGITSAPRLGRIVSYGGNFLEYQAYPRTTGTDEFSYSIVDSQGAFATGLVRVAVVEPDGTQPPLAVADRLTVAPGRTATFDPLANDFIAPGDSVEIKLVDAPDGVELDPETNLVTVPAPATVDEPSVVIVYTVSNGLSQSRATMTLETEADFNNPPIVYDAFGSVEESGSVVVDVLEGAYDPDGDAGDLVVSDVSGDESATVVGGSRVRVDRGASPKVLPFEVRDADGGVATASVYVPPTGNGLPYVLPDSLIRLDAGDSVGGKLSDYVAAPEGADVRLASGRRSWSGSPAALTAGPDGDTRFTVSAAPGYRGPGAVLVEVTTSTDASGNEDTSTTDDGATVLLSIPVQVGDDTPTLECPSTVVPISAGQTYDLDIATFCKVYTVDPRDAAGLDYTAEWSQGIDGVDVSAPAGSVATITAADSATQGGEGSLTVRAGGSNSQEIRFRLAAAPPPTLLPIRVETLEAGQSRSFDIASYLQAGVSDPSPTIVSVRSTGNSQVKATTSGSRLTFTATKDARGADASFQLVVSDVDSSDAPAARRVEGRVQFKVVGVPDAPGSPRPFPDAEREGAVKMSWAPPADDGGSPITSYVVREEKSGDTQRCDTNLCVFRNLDNGRNYYFRVKAVNRVGESDWSDLSKQARADTAPGRVSNIRMTDRGNGTITFAWDKPTTQTSKILSYSVSWAGVSEPIVVPGDKPRFTATGLDNNARYVFQVKAVNETGVSLPRFSPEMQSLGTPVPPAAPAVVDLEAGANQTNVRISWQAVLPEGPGPTAYTVTYSNGSTTGAVPGCQKLVSLTCTHSGVPYDGLTYTYRVVAANEPGNRSLPSEGTAIQAVGRPAAWGGFTASATGNSQEAQLQYTVPDARGSTSKVDILVAGVAVRTFNQQTGFVTTRVPTPSNEQPYPVQLRVCNEDAPAGCTLSATQNVQTYGRLDGMLNDIPDAAVSGKQVTWTVSGSSNGDPGSLVYRINGGAEQTINLTGVGGFSQAITTTTEDFAQNVTLDVRLVDTAPAGRGEARKSKTSISGVPDPGVTVERRLQCRDDDNDPNNNCWQGEGNGKPPPCERDGCGFIKFYVSGFYESFTCRVSMSWNGYTGWRTYSFNNPVGGQVSQDTDWYSPNGGGATITCQGNGFWQRTASGSQGW; the protein is encoded by the coding sequence GTGGGACGTGGGGCGACGCTGCGTCGGCATCGCGCGGGCATCGCCTCTGCCCTCGTCCTCACGCTCGCAGCGGGAGCGGTCGTCACCTACGCGGTGACCGCCAGCGGCTACAAGAAGCACGAGGCCGAGCTCAACGACGGTGGCGTCTGGGTCGTCAACGGCGACAAGGGCTGGTCAGGTCGGCTGAACAAGCCGATCAACCAGCTCGACGGCGTCGTGCCCAGCCAGGACGGCAAGACGCGCCTCGACGTCGTGCAGGACGGCGCTGCCGTCGTGAGCCTCGACATCGACGCGGCGCGCGGCCAGTCGATCGACGCCAGCAGGCTGGTGTCGCAGGACGGCGGTGCGGCCGCGGTGCCGGCCGGCGGCGAGGTCCGCATGGCCGGCGGCACGCTCGCGAGCGTCGACGCCGAGACCGGCGACGTCTGGGCGGTGCGCTACGACGACCAGCTGGGCTCCCCGGTGATGACCGCGGTCGACCGCCAGTCGGAGCCGCTCGCCGAGACGGGCGAGGGCGCCTCCCTCGCGGTGAGCCTGGCCGGCACGGTCGTGGTGACCTCCAGCGTCGACGGGACCGTCACCACGCTGGCGGCCGGTGCCAGCACGTTCTCCGGCGAGAAGACCCGGGACCTCCCGGGGGACGCCGGACAGGTCGCCGCGGTGACGACAGTCGGCGAGCGCATCGTCACCCTCGACCCGGACGCCGGGGTGGTCAGCGTCGTCGGTGGCGGCACGGGATCGGTCCCGCCCGGCTCGGTCCTGCAGCAGTCCGGCCCCGCGGCCGACGCGGTGCTGGTCGCCGGCCCGGACGCGCTCTACAGCGTCGACCTCGACTCGGGCGACGTGACGACGGTGGCCGACGCCGAGGGCACGCCCGTCGAGCCGGTGCGCCTGGGTGCGTGCGTCTTCGGTGCGTGGTCCGGCGGCACGGGCCACCTCGCGACCCAGTGCGGCTTGCAGCCGGCAGCGACCAGCGACCTCGGCGGCAACGCCACCGCCCTGGCCTTCCGGGTCAACCGCGGCGAGATCGTCCTCAACGACGCCAACAGCGGAGCGGTCTGGGACGTCCAGCAGGAGAAGCCGATCCGGATCGACAACTGGGAGTCGTTCACCTCCAAGAAGAAGAAGGACGACGACGAGGAGGACAACGAGAACCAGAACGACACCGACCGGCGTCCTCCGCAGGCCAAGCCCGACTCCTACGGCGTGCGCGCGGGTCGCACCACCGTCCTGCACCCGCTCGACAACGACTCCGCCCCCGAGGGACGGCTGCTGAGCATCGTCGACGTCGAGCAGCCCACTGGCGGCGCCCGCGTCGAGATCAGCCCGGACGGGCAGACGCTGGTCCTCCAGATGCCGGAGGAGGGCCGGCCCGCCCGGTTCGACTACTTCATCGACGACGGGCGCGACGGCCTGTCCGCCCACGCCACGGTCGACGTGGACGTGCGCGGCGACCAGGACAACGAGGCCCCGGAGCTGCGCGCGGGCTACGAGAAGCCCACCTACAAGGTGCCGCACGGCGGCTCCCTGGCCGTGCCCGTCCTCTCCGACTGGCGCGACGACAGCGACGGCGACACGATCCTGCTCGACTCGGCCCGCGCCGTCGGTGGCGACGAGAGCGGCGCCATGGCCCGGACGACGGCCGACGGGCGCATCCGCTTCTCCGCACCGACCACGGCTGCCGACAGCCAGGAGACGGTGCGCGTCGACTACGCCGTCACCGACGGTCGCTCGGCCCCGGTGCGCAAGTCGATCAGCTTCCAGGTGCAGGCGCCCAAGGACCAGCGGGCCTTCGCGCCCAGCGCCCAGCCCGACGTCGTCCGCGGGGAGGTGGGCCAGCCGATCAAGATCCGCCCGCTCCTCAACGACCTGCCCGGTTCCGACCCCGGCGCTCCGAACGCCGAGCTGAGCCTGGGCGGCAAGGTGCCGCAGCAGCCCGGCGCGAAGGTCGTCACCGACCTCGACTCCGGTCAGCTGACCGTCACCGCCGACCGCGTGGGCACCTACTTCCTCAAGTACGACGCCGGCTACGGCAACGCGCCGCCGGACCAGGGCACGATCCGGGTCGACGTGAAGCCGCGGCCGAAGCGCTCCGCCGACCCGATCGCGATGCCCGACACGCTGACGATCTACGGCCAGGCGCCGGGCATCGTCGACGTGCTCGCCAACGACCTCGACCCCGCCGGTGGGCTCCTCGTCGTGCAGCGTGCCTCGGCCGAGGACGAGCGCCAGCTCGACGTGGCCATCATCGACGGCCGGTGGCTGCGGATCTCGGCGGTCCAGCCGGTCCTCGCCCCGGCCACGCAGACGGTCTCCTACACGATCAGCAACGGTGCCAACTCCGGCGTGCGTGGCGAGGTCGTCGTCACCCAGCGACCCGAGCCCGAGGACAACACCCCGATCACCGTCGCCGACAAGGTCGTCGTGCGTGCGGGCACCTCGGTCTCGGCGCCCGTCCTCGACAACGACGTGTCGCCCTCCGGCGACCGGCTCACCCTGCTGGGCAACGTGGTCGACGGTGACGCCCCCGGCATGCTCGAGGTGGTGGCACCCGTCGACGTCACCGGCGACGTCGGCAAGGCCTACGTGTCCGGACGCGTGGTCCGCTACGTCGCCCCCGAGCAGATCGCGGAGCGCGACACCTTCGAGGTCACCTACGTCGCCCAGAACCTCGACGGCCGACGGGCCGAGGGCCTGCTGAGCGTCACCGTGGTGCCGAAGGACGACCCCAACGACCCGCCGGAGCCGCCGACCCTCGAGGGCCGCGTCGTCTCGGGCGACACCGTCAAGGTGCGCGTGCCCGGCGTCGGGGTCGACCGCAACGGTGACCCGGTCACGGTCACCGGCATCACGTCCGCCCCGCGGCTCGGCCGCATCGTGTCCTACGGCGGCAACTTCCTGGAGTACCAGGCCTACCCGCGCACGACGGGGACCGACGAGTTCAGCTACTCGATCGTCGACTCGCAGGGCGCGTTCGCCACGGGCCTGGTGCGCGTCGCCGTCGTCGAGCCCGACGGCACCCAGCCGCCGCTCGCGGTCGCCGACCGGCTCACCGTCGCGCCCGGGCGCACCGCCACGTTCGACCCGCTCGCCAACGACTTCATCGCGCCGGGCGACTCGGTCGAGATCAAGCTGGTCGACGCGCCGGACGGCGTCGAGCTCGACCCGGAGACCAACCTCGTCACGGTCCCGGCACCGGCGACCGTCGACGAGCCGTCCGTGGTGATCGTCTACACCGTCAGCAACGGCCTGAGCCAGTCGCGCGCCACGATGACGCTCGAGACGGAGGCGGACTTCAACAACCCGCCGATCGTCTACGACGCGTTCGGGAGCGTCGAGGAGAGCGGGAGCGTCGTCGTCGACGTCCTCGAGGGCGCCTACGACCCCGACGGCGACGCCGGTGACCTCGTCGTGAGCGACGTGTCGGGCGACGAGTCGGCCACCGTGGTCGGGGGCTCCCGGGTCCGCGTGGACCGTGGCGCCTCGCCGAAGGTGCTCCCGTTCGAGGTCCGCGACGCCGACGGCGGCGTCGCCACCGCGTCGGTCTACGTCCCGCCGACCGGCAACGGCCTGCCCTACGTCCTGCCCGACTCCTTGATCCGGCTCGACGCGGGCGACAGCGTGGGCGGCAAGCTGTCCGACTACGTCGCCGCGCCCGAGGGAGCCGACGTACGCCTCGCGTCCGGGCGTCGATCGTGGTCGGGCTCGCCCGCGGCCCTCACCGCCGGCCCCGACGGCGACACGAGGTTCACGGTGTCGGCAGCACCCGGCTACCGCGGCCCCGGCGCAGTCCTGGTGGAGGTGACCACGTCCACCGACGCGTCCGGCAACGAGGACACCTCGACGACCGACGACGGGGCCACCGTGCTCCTGTCGATCCCGGTCCAGGTCGGCGACGACACGCCGACCCTCGAGTGCCCGTCCACCGTGGTGCCGATCTCCGCCGGACAGACCTACGACCTCGACATCGCCACGTTCTGCAAGGTCTACACCGTCGACCCACGGGACGCCGCCGGCCTCGACTACACCGCCGAGTGGAGCCAGGGCATCGACGGGGTCGACGTCTCCGCACCCGCGGGATCGGTCGCGACCATCACGGCGGCGGACTCCGCGACCCAGGGTGGGGAGGGCTCGCTCACCGTGCGTGCCGGTGGCAGCAACTCCCAGGAGATCCGCTTCCGGCTCGCAGCCGCGCCGCCCCCGACGCTGCTCCCGATCCGGGTCGAGACCCTGGAGGCGGGCCAGAGCCGCTCCTTCGACATCGCCTCCTACCTCCAGGCCGGCGTGTCCGACCCGAGTCCCACCATCGTCTCGGTCAGGAGCACCGGCAACTCGCAGGTCAAGGCCACGACCAGCGGCAGCAGGCTGACGTTCACCGCCACGAAGGACGCCCGCGGTGCGGACGCGAGCTTCCAGCTCGTCGTGAGCGACGTCGACTCCTCCGACGCGCCGGCGGCGCGTCGCGTCGAGGGGCGCGTCCAGTTCAAGGTCGTCGGCGTGCCCGACGCACCGGGGAGCCCGCGGCCGTTCCCGGACGCCGAGCGTGAGGGCGCGGTGAAGATGTCGTGGGCCCCGCCGGCGGACGACGGCGGCTCGCCGATCACCTCCTACGTCGTGCGCGAGGAGAAGAGCGGCGACACCCAGAGGTGCGACACGAACCTGTGCGTGTTCCGCAACCTCGACAACGGCCGCAACTACTACTTCCGCGTGAAGGCCGTGAACCGGGTCGGGGAGAGCGACTGGAGCGACCTGTCCAAGCAGGCGCGCGCCGACACCGCACCCGGCCGGGTCTCCAACATCCGGATGACCGACCGTGGCAACGGCACGATCACCTTCGCGTGGGACAAGCCGACCACCCAGACCTCCAAGATCCTCAGCTACTCCGTCTCGTGGGCGGGCGTCAGCGAGCCGATCGTGGTGCCGGGCGACAAGCCCAGGTTCACCGCGACCGGTCTCGACAACAACGCGCGCTACGTCTTCCAGGTGAAGGCGGTGAACGAGACGGGCGTATCGCTGCCACGTTTCTCCCCGGAGATGCAGTCGCTCGGCACCCCCGTTCCTCCTGCGGCGCCCGCCGTCGTCGACCTCGAGGCGGGTGCCAACCAGACCAACGTGAGGATCAGCTGGCAGGCAGTGCTGCCCGAGGGCCCCGGCCCGACGGCGTACACCGTCACCTACAGCAACGGCTCCACCACCGGTGCCGTCCCGGGGTGCCAGAAGCTCGTGTCGCTCACGTGCACGCACTCCGGCGTGCCCTACGACGGGCTCACCTACACCTACCGCGTGGTCGCGGCCAACGAGCCCGGCAACCGGTCGCTGCCCAGCGAGGGCACCGCGATCCAGGCCGTCGGCCGACCGGCCGCGTGGGGCGGCTTCACCGCGAGCGCGACCGGCAACAGCCAGGAGGCGCAGCTCCAGTACACCGTTCCCGATGCCCGTGGCTCGACGAGCAAGGTCGACATCCTCGTCGCCGGAGTCGCGGTCCGGACCTTCAACCAGCAGACCGGCTTCGTCACGACGCGCGTCCCGACGCCGAGCAACGAGCAGCCCTACCCGGTCCAGCTCAGGGTGTGCAACGAGGACGCCCCCGCCGGCTGCACCCTCAGCGCGACCCAGAACGTCCAGACCTACGGGCGTCTCGACGGGATGCTCAACGACATCCCCGACGCTGCCGTCAGCGGCAAGCAGGTGACCTGGACGGTCAGCGGCTCGAGCAACGGAGACCCGGGATCGCTGGTCTACCGCATCAACGGCGGGGCCGAGCAGACCATCAACCTCACCGGCGTGGGCGGCTTCAGCCAGGCGATCACCACCACGACCGAGGACTTCGCTCAGAACGTGACGCTCGACGTGCGGCTGGTCGACACCGCCCCCGCCGGGCGGGGCGAGGCACGCAAGTCGAAGACCTCCATCAGCGGCGTGCCCGATCCGGGCGTCACCGTGGAGCGGCGCCTGCAGTGCCGTGACGACGACAACGACCCGAACAACAACTGCTGGCAGGGCGAGGGCAACGGCAAGCCGCCGCCCTGCGAGCGGGACGGCTGCGGGTTCATCAAGTTCTACGTCTCGGGCTTCTACGAGAGCTTCACCTGCCGGGTGAGCATGAGCTGGAACGGCTACACCGGCTGGCGCACGTACTCCTTCAACAACCCCGTGGGCGGGCAGGTCTCGCAGGACACCGACTGGTACTCACCGAACGGTGGCGGTGCCACCATCACCTGCCAGGGCAACGGCTTCTGGCAACGGACGGCGTCCGGTTCCCAGGGCTGGTAG
- a CDS encoding DUF58 domain-containing protein — translation MRQRLNDALGVIKPIGWLVLGLGLGSLLVATAMQWRELAVLGVACLALIVLALPFLVGRTAVSVDLRLQPERVAAGQSVAAGVLVVNRATSRLVPTTLEVPVGSAVHRYGISSLAPGATHEESFTIRTERRGVISVGPAMTRRGDPVGIFSRDVVWTPVREVLVRPHLVPMESLGAGLLRDLEGVSTDAVSQSDLAFHALREYVPGDDLRHIHWRSSAKVMASTGESALLVRQYLDTRRSHATIVVDDDVSSWADPEDFETAMAVAASIAVRAVLDEFDVSFVCGRHASTGSDGYLALDAVCRAELGRRGIVESGRQATTLAPDTSLAFFVGGRGTEFTDLLRSAAAFPPEVRRFGIVVDPEGNSRVTETGGLPVLHLAAKEDLGGLLRWSVR, via the coding sequence ATGAGGCAGCGGTTGAACGATGCGCTCGGGGTCATCAAGCCGATCGGCTGGTTGGTCCTCGGGCTCGGCCTGGGCTCGCTCCTGGTCGCCACCGCCATGCAGTGGCGCGAGCTGGCGGTCCTCGGTGTGGCGTGCCTCGCGCTGATCGTCCTCGCGCTGCCGTTCCTCGTCGGCCGCACCGCCGTCTCGGTCGACCTCCGCCTCCAGCCCGAGCGCGTGGCGGCCGGGCAGTCGGTGGCCGCCGGCGTGCTGGTGGTCAACCGCGCCACGTCCCGGCTGGTGCCGACGACGCTCGAGGTGCCCGTCGGCTCGGCCGTCCACCGCTACGGCATCAGCTCGCTCGCTCCAGGCGCCACGCACGAGGAGTCGTTCACGATCCGCACGGAGCGGCGCGGGGTCATCTCGGTCGGCCCCGCCATGACCCGTCGCGGCGACCCGGTCGGCATCTTCTCCCGCGACGTCGTCTGGACGCCGGTGCGCGAGGTGCTCGTGCGTCCGCACCTCGTGCCGATGGAGTCGCTCGGCGCCGGGCTGCTCCGTGACCTCGAGGGCGTCTCGACCGACGCCGTCAGCCAGAGCGACCTCGCCTTCCACGCGCTGCGCGAGTACGTCCCCGGCGACGACCTGCGCCACATCCACTGGCGCTCCTCGGCCAAGGTGATGGCCTCCACCGGCGAGTCGGCTCTCCTCGTGCGCCAGTACCTCGACACCCGTCGCAGCCACGCCACGATCGTGGTCGACGACGACGTGTCGTCGTGGGCCGACCCGGAGGACTTCGAGACCGCGATGGCCGTCGCCGCCTCGATCGCGGTGCGGGCCGTGCTGGACGAGTTCGACGTGTCGTTCGTCTGCGGTCGCCACGCCTCGACCGGCTCCGACGGCTACCTCGCGCTCGACGCCGTCTGCCGGGCCGAGCTCGGCCGCCGCGGCATCGTCGAGTCCGGCCGCCAGGCCACCACCCTCGCGCCCGACACCAGCCTCGCCTTCTTCGTCGGCGGCCGGGGGACCGAGTTCACCGACCTGCTGCGCTCGGCTGCCGCGTTCCCGCCCGAGGTACGCCGCTTCGGCATCGTGGTCGACCCCGAGGGCAACAGCCGGGTGACCGAGACCGGCGGCCTGCCGGTCCTCCACCTCGCCGCCAAGGAGGACCTCGGCGGCCTCCTGCGCTGGAGCGTGCGATGA
- a CDS encoding AAA family ATPase, translating into MTISHEQAEWFKSTFDQLTDNMEKAVLGKRHVVRLALTCLLSEGHVLLEDFPGTGKTMLARALANTVQGSHARIQFTPDLLPSDVTGVTVYDQHKGTFEFHPGPIFHTIVLADEINRASPKTQSALLEVMEEGRVTVDGVAHPVGRPFLVIATQNPIEQAGTYRLPEAQLDRFLMKTSVGYPDRQATVELLNNAAVRDRAALVTPVITAATIAQMSGLADDVYVDPAVIGYVAELAEESRRQPHVKLGLSARGCLAFVRVAKTWAAADGRDHVVPDDIKDLAEPVLSHRLLLDAEAQFSGIDVQTVISRLLDSVAPPTDRVGG; encoded by the coding sequence ATGACGATCAGCCACGAACAGGCCGAGTGGTTCAAGTCGACCTTCGACCAGCTCACCGACAACATGGAGAAGGCCGTCCTCGGCAAGCGCCACGTCGTCCGGCTCGCGCTCACCTGCCTGCTCTCCGAGGGACACGTCCTGCTCGAGGACTTCCCGGGCACGGGCAAGACGATGCTCGCCCGCGCGCTGGCCAACACCGTGCAGGGCAGCCACGCGCGCATCCAGTTCACGCCCGACCTGCTGCCCTCCGACGTCACCGGGGTGACCGTCTACGACCAGCACAAGGGCACCTTCGAGTTCCACCCCGGCCCGATCTTCCACACGATCGTGCTGGCCGACGAGATCAACCGCGCCTCGCCGAAGACCCAGTCGGCCCTCCTCGAGGTGATGGAGGAGGGACGGGTCACCGTCGACGGCGTCGCGCACCCGGTGGGCAGGCCGTTCCTCGTGATCGCCACCCAGAACCCGATCGAGCAGGCCGGCACCTACCGCCTCCCCGAGGCGCAGCTCGACCGCTTCCTCATGAAGACCTCGGTGGGCTACCCCGACCGCCAGGCAACCGTCGAGCTGCTCAACAACGCCGCGGTCCGCGACCGCGCCGCCCTCGTCACGCCGGTCATCACGGCCGCGACGATCGCGCAGATGAGCGGGCTGGCCGACGACGTCTACGTCGACCCCGCGGTGATCGGCTACGTCGCCGAGCTCGCCGAGGAGTCCCGCCGCCAGCCGCACGTGAAGCTCGGCCTGTCGGCCCGCGGCTGCCTGGCCTTCGTCCGGGTCGCCAAGACCTGGGCCGCCGCCGACGGTCGCGACCACGTCGTCCCCGACGACATCAAGGACCTCGCCGAGCCCGTGCTCTCGCACCGCCTCCTGCTCGACGCCGAGGCCCAGTTCAGCGGCATCGACGTGCAGACGGTCATCTCCCGACTGCTCGACTCGGTCGCGCCGCCGACCGACCGCGTGGGGGGCTGA